The sequence below is a genomic window from Brevibacillus agri.
GGCTGACTGGGAGGCGTATCACCGCGGGACGATCGCGGAGCACCCCGAGGTATGGGAGGAGCTGAAAGCCTTGTTTTTATCCCGCACACAGGCGGAGTGGAACGAGCTGGGGAGCGAGGTGGATTGCTGTCTGACGGCGGTGGAGGAAATGGAAAACTGGTCGAATATTCGCTATGTGTCCGAGCGGGAAATTGCCTACACGCTTCCTTTTCTGGACAAGCGGGAGCCGACCGGCGCAGCGAAAAGCTCTCGCCCTGGCGCTTCCGACCGCAAAGCTCCTTCGTGGCATGCCGACTGCACGGCAGAGTTGCTCAGGCGAAAGCTGAACATAACGGATGAAGGCTTGCGCAAGCTCAAGCGGCAAGGCGTCATCCCGGAGTCGTCCGTATAGAAAGGAGAAGAGACAACTATGGAGCAAGAAGTCCAAGCAACCCCGCTTTTGGTGAAAAAAGAAGAGGGCGTCTGCACGATCACGCTCAATCGGCCGCGCGTGCTGAACGCGATGACGGTCGAGATGTTTGCGCTGTTGCAAACGTCGATTGCGGAGGCGGCGGATGATCCGGAGGTGGAAGTGCTCATTCTCAGAGGAGCAGGCGGCAATTTTTGCTCCGGCGCTGATTTGACCGTGCTGACGGCGCTGAGCGAAAAAGACGAAGCGGATGAGGCGCTTGCGGTCATTAACGATTTTATTGCGCGGCTGCACCAGATGCCGAAGCCGGTAATTGCCGTCGTGGAAGGGGTGGCGGTCGGAGCGGGGCTCAATCTGGCGCTGCATGCCGATTTTGTCATTGCCACGACAGATGCCGTGCTGCAGGAGCCGTTTGTCCAGATCGGACTGACTACCGACTTTGGCGGCACGTATTTGCTGCCGCAACTGGTAGGAACGGCATGGGCGAAACGGCTGGCTCTGCTCGGGGAAAAAGTTTCCGGGCAAACAGCCGAGCAGATTGGCTTGATCTATCGTGCGGTTGAGCCAGCGCTCATCGAGCAGGAGGTGGAAGCGCTGGTGGCTGCCGTGCGGCGCTTGCCGCGACAGGCGTATGCCGTTACGAAAGAAGGGCTGGGACGGTGCCAGTTTAACGGGCTGGAGTACGCGCTCGCCTGGGAAAAGCAGCAGCAGCCGTCCTTGATCGCCCATCCTGCGTTTCAATCGCTGGTACGTGCCAAAATGAAACGGACGTAAAAACGCTACAGCGCTACTTCGGCAAAGGGATGTTCAGCTCGTGAATGCGCTGGCCGGATTCCGCGCTTTCCTCGAACAAGGTAAGGACAGGGGCTTTCAGCTTGGCGGCGTCGAGACTCAGGTTGATGGCGAACGTGCCCCATTCGGGTGCCCCTTGGCTGGCTGTGACAAAGCTGTCGGCCAGCGTGTTGCCTTCGTCTGTCACGACAAAGCGCACGGTAGCTTCGAACACGCGGGCTTCGCCTTTTACGGCGTATTGGCCGGGTCCTGTTTTCGTTACGGCGATGTTGCGAAACGCTTCGTTCTCGTACTTGCCGCCTTGCTCGCCGGCAGGCTGTTCCGTGGCGCTGCTAGGCAACGGAAGTGCAGCGGCTGGCACACAGACGGAGCCGACCGCGAGAAGTGACACGATCATCAGTTTTTGGGGAAAACGCATGCGATCCCTTCCTTTTCCAGAGTGATGCTACGTTTTTAAGATGGCGTGCCAGCAACTGTTTTATGCTGGAAAAGTCGCTCGCCTCAACAATGGGAACGGGGAAGGGAAGAATATCCGTTGAGCGAGAGTGAATTGTGTGGTAAAGTAGGGATATCAAGATCCTGCGATGTACGTAAGACCGTAAATGTTTCTAACCTTATACGTGTTTTTCGGGAGACGGAAATTTGCGTTGGATGTCAGGCCCACCTCCCTTTTGGGGATGCATGGGAAGGCTGAAGGGCAGAAGGGTCACCCACCTGTGTGAGCGCAGGTTATAGAAACATGAGGTCAACGGCAGAGCGGGGACTTGGCAGCATGCAAAAGCAAAGATTGGCCGATAGCATGAAAAAACCACTTGGAGACTTCCAGGTGGTTTTTCTATGTTTGGGGTGCGGAGCGAGACGACGTGCAGGACGTTGTTCGTCTCAATGGGTCGTTTTGTTTTGCTTGCCGGAACCGTGTCCCTGGCCCTGGCTTTGTCTGCGCCCCGAATCCTGGCCGTCCTGCTGGTCGTTGTTTATGATCGTCAGGCTTTGCTCCAGCGATTGCGAATCTTGGGCGTCCTGCAGAATTTGGTACATTTGCAAAAAGTTCGCTTTTTGACCTTCCGGAATCCCTTTGATACGGACGGTCAATTCTTGTGGACCGCTTTGCTGTCCTTGCCCCTGTCCGCCTTGGCTGCTCTGCCCGCTTCCTTCGCCGGAGGTTGGCTGCTCGTCAAGAAAACTGAGGAACATGGAGTCGCTGTCCTGAAAATCTTGCCCGCCGCCACTCGATTGCTGCCCGCCGCCGTTCTGTCCACCGCTGCTTTGTCCGCCTTGTCCGCCGTTTTGCTGCTCAAACAATACGCTGAACTCGTTTAGATCAGTCTGGATGATGCCGATGACGTTCATCCTGATCCTCCTTCCAAAATTGAAAATGGGCTGGAATCCTGTTTCTTGCCAAAGGAGCGTGCAACAAGCCCTTCACCACTGCGATGGCAAATGCCGTAAACACCAAGCTCGATCATCAGTAAGGCTGGCCAGGCAGGACACGGCGCGGACCAAAAAGGCGAACACGAACCAAAACAGTCAGTCGTGCAAGCAAACTATGGTTGCGGGGCGAAGCAGGATAAGGAGCAGCAAGCAGCACGAAAGGCAAGCAAGCGGGTCATGCTTGCCTTTGATGCAACTGGAGGTGACGTTTTCGACCGCCAACGCCCGGCGAAACAATGCGTCCGTTTTCGTTAGCGTAGGCAGGCTGATTCAAAAACGAGGACACCCATCCATGCTCTTAGTATGAGCTTAGGGAGTTTCGCTATGCGTGGGGGAAGCGTTCGCTTTCAGGCGGCGAACGAGCGCTTCATCCGGGGTGACGTACAACGTGCGCTGCTGCTCGTAAATGACGTAGCCTGGCTTGGCGCCGCTCGGCTTTTTGACGTGCCGAATCAAGGTGTAGTCGACAGGAATCTGGCTGCCTTCTTTGGCGCGGCTGAAATAGGCGGCCAGGTTGGCGGCTTCGAGCAAGGTTTGATCGGAAAACTCGCGGGCGCGGATGACGACGTGGGAGCCGGGAATGTCTTTTGTATGCAGCCACGTTTCATGCGCAAAAGCCAGCTTGTTTGTCAAAAACTCGTTTTGCTTGTTGTTTTTTCCGACCAAAATTTCGGTGCCGTCTGACGAGACGTACCGTTCCAGCTCGGGGCGCGTATCCTTTTTCTTGCGCGGTCCGCGCTTTTTCCGGTCGCGCATGTAGCCTTGCTCGACCAGCTCTTCGCGAATTTCTTCCGCTTCCTTCAGGCTGGCGTGGCCGAGTTGGACCAAAAGGCCGTCCAGGTAAAGAATTTCCGCTTTGGCTTGCTCGATCTGCTCGCTGACGATTTGCAGGCTGTTTTTCGCTTTGTTGTACCGTTTGTAATAGGCCTGCAAATTTTCCGAAGGAGTCTTCAACGGGTCCAGCGGGATGGTGATGGTGCTGCCAGCCTCGTCGTACCAGTTGACGGTGACCAGTTCGGTGTCGCCGCGCTTCATCTGATGCATGTTGGCGGTAATCAGCTCGCCGTACAGACGGAACAAATCGGCGTCGTGCGCCTCCTGTAGCGTTTGCTCCAGTTTCTCGATCTTCTTTTCGTTTTTGTTGCGCTCGGCGGTGACGAAGCGAATCAGGTCGTGGGCGCGTTGCTTGACCGTATCGCGCAGAGCTTTGCCCTCGTAAAATGCCTGCAGGCAGGCTTGCACGGAAGGATACGGCGTGGCGGTGCCATCGCCGCCATCGGTCAGGTGCGTCAGCTCGACGACGTGAAAATACGCTTTGTCGGGGCGTTCCACAATCGCAGGCGCGTAGTTGTGCGCCTTGACCGCTTCCATGACCGAGGAAAAAGCTTGCCACAGCGTGTCGCGATTGGCCAGCTTTGCCCGGTGGACGATTTCTTTTGCCAAAAGCGGGCTGATGCCCATGTAGCGGTCGACGATTTGCTTGTCCAGCCGCCCGCTGTTCCAATCGATGGAGGAAATGAACGCCTGCTCGGTGACGGTGAGCGGATCGTGTTTGTCCTGGCTCGGCGGGGAGACGTACGGACGTCCAGGGGTGACTTGCCTGTATTGGCTGATCGCCAGCGTCACGTGCATGGCACTGTCGAGAATCGTTCCCGTTGCCGGATCGACGAGAATAATGTTGCTGTGCTTGCCCATGATTTCCATGATAATGCGGCGGAGCGCCGTGTCTCCCAGCTCGTCGCGGGTACGGATATCCATGTGGATGATCCGCTCCATGCCGATCTGTTCGATCGATTCGATCAGCCCGCCTTCACAATGCTTGCGCAGCAGCATGCAAAACATCGGAGCTTCCAGCGGATTCGTAAACTCTTCGGTCGTAAGGTGAATCCGGGGGTACGTCGGATTGGCAGACAGCAAGAGCTTGACTGTTTCTCCCGGCGTGCGTACTTGCATGACAATATCGCTGTGGTGCGGCTGGTGAATCTTGGAGATGCGACCGCCGACACATTTATGTAACTCCCGCGCGACGGCACGGGTTACTACGCCATCAAATGCCACAATCACTCACCTCAATCGTTAAAAATGCCTGGAACGTAAAAAAAGATGCCAGAAATGGTTGCCAGTCACAGTGTAGCACAAAGCGGGGGAGGGAGGAATCTTGTTGTCGCCCTGCGGCTTCGGTTGACACTGCCAAGAGTTGTCTCCTATAATAAATTAACGATTTTGCGTCTGTGGAAGTGAAAACGATGGTTCGGAGCATGACAGGTTATGGACGGAAAGAGGATAGCAGGGGCGCTGTGCGGTTGACGGTGGAGATTCGCGCCGTCAATCATCGGTATTCCGAGATACAGGTACGCCTGCCAAAAGCTTGGAGCATGCTGGAGGACCAGGTGCGCAAGCTGGTGAGCCGGTACGTCCGCAGAGGTCGTGTCGATGTGACCATTGCGATGGACGGGAAAAGTCAGACGGCTTCCGCTGTCGAGATCGACTGGCAGGTGGCCGGGCAGCTCGTCTCGCTGTCGCGCACGATGGCTGAGCGCTTTTCGTTGCAGGAGCCGCTTGGCGTCAAGGAGCTTTTGCTCTTCCCTGGCGTGTTACATACAAAAGAAATGACAGAAGACAGCGACGAAGCGGCCGAATGGCTGCTGGATCAGGTCAAGGCTGCAGCGATCGATTTGCTCTCCATGAAAGAGGCGGAGGGCAAGCAACTGTACGCTGATTTATCCGGACGGCTCGAACAGATTGAAGCGTGGGTCAAAGAGCTTCAGCAATTGGCTCCTGTGGGAATCGAGGAGTACCAGACCCGTCTTCGCCAGCGATTGAACGAATGGGCCAGCCAGGCTCCTTTTGAATTGGACCTTGCGCGCGTGGCTCAGGAGGTTGCTTTTTTCGCTGACAAGAGCGATATCAGTGAGGAGATTACCCGCCTGGAAAGCCATTGTCTCCAGTTTGCCAAACAGTTGGAAGCAAGCGAAGCGATCGGGCGAAAGCTGGATTTTTTGCTCCAGGAAATGAACCGGGAAGCCAATACTATCGCTTCCAAGGCGAATTATTTGCCCATTTCCCACCTCGCTGTGGAAATCAAGACGGAACTGGAGAAAATGAGAGAGCAAGTACAGAACGTCGAGTAGCATGAAAGGATGGGCTGGGCCGTTATGGCAATCAAGCTAATCAATATCGGATTTGGCAATATTGTGAATGCCAACCGCATTATTTCCATTGTAAGTCCGGAATCTGCTCCGATCAAACGGATCATTCAGGAAGCGCGCGATCGCAACATGCTCGTGGACGCTACCTATGGACGCCGGACGCGTGCTGTGATTATTACAGATAGCGATCACGTCATCTTGTCAGCGGTACAGCCGGAAACAGTGGCGCAGCGCCTCTCGACGAAGGACGACGAATCGGACGAATAAAGTAGGAGTGTAAACAATGAGCATGGTTGATCGCGGTCTCCTTTTGATTCTCTCCGGACCTGCGGGAGTGGGGAAAGGCACGGTATGCAAGGCACTTCGGGAAAGAATGCCCGAGCTGGTGTATTCCGTATCGGCTACCACACGTTCTCCGCGCCCGGGCGAGGTGGAAGGAGTTAATTACTTTTTCAAGACAAAGGAAGAGTTCCAGCAAATGATTGAGCAGGACGCTCTTCTGGAATGGGCAGAATACGTAGGAAACTTCTACGGCACGCCCCGCCAGTTTGTGGATGAAATGCTGAACGAAGGGCGCGACGTGATCCTGGAGATCGAAGTCCAGGGCGCGCTGCAAGTAAAACAGCGATTTCCGCAAGGGACGTTCCTGTTCCTGGCCCCGCCTGATCTGAACGAGCTGGAAAACCGGATCGTGGGACGGGGAACGGAGACGGAGGATGTGATCCGCAAGCGGATGGAAGTCGCCCGAGCCGAAATCGAGCTGATGGATCATTACGATTACGTAGTGGTCAACGATGTGATCGAATCAGCCTGCGATCGCATTCAGGCGATTATTACAGCCGAGCACCTGAAAAAAGATCGTCAGGTTCACAAATATCGCAAATGGTTGAAGGAGGTTGAATAGTTTTATGTTGTATCCATCTATCGACGAATTGACCGCAAAAGCGGAAAGCAAGTACATCCTGGTGACCGTAGCTTCCAAGCGCGCCCGCCAATTGCGTGAAAACAGCGAAATGCAGGTAGTCAAACCAAAATCCAAAAAGTTTGTAGGCGTCGCGCTGGAAGAGTTTATCTCCGACGAGCTGGTGCACGAGTTTTTGGACGGACGTAAATAAGAGCTTGCTTTGAAAAAACAACCTGTATGCAGGTTGTTTTTTTCGGATAGGGAAGAAAGGGGAGTTACAGATGGATTCGCTCGCAGAAAAACGAATTGTGCTCGGCGTCTGTGGCGGGATTGCGGCCTACAAGGCG
It includes:
- the rpoZ gene encoding DNA-directed RNA polymerase subunit omega, translated to MLYPSIDELTAKAESKYILVTVASKRARQLRENSEMQVVKPKSKKFVGVALEEFISDELVHEFLDGRK
- the remA gene encoding extracellular matrix/biofilm regulator RemA; its protein translation is MAIKLINIGFGNIVNANRIISIVSPESAPIKRIIQEARDRNMLVDATYGRRTRAVIITDSDHVILSAVQPETVAQRLSTKDDESDE
- a CDS encoding Gmad2 immunoglobulin-like domain-containing protein → MRFPQKLMIVSLLAVGSVCVPAAALPLPSSATEQPAGEQGGKYENEAFRNIAVTKTGPGQYAVKGEARVFEATVRFVVTDEGNTLADSFVTASQGAPEWGTFAINLSLDAAKLKAPVLTLFEESAESGQRIHELNIPLPK
- a CDS encoding YicC/YloC family endoribonuclease, which translates into the protein MVRSMTGYGRKEDSRGAVRLTVEIRAVNHRYSEIQVRLPKAWSMLEDQVRKLVSRYVRRGRVDVTIAMDGKSQTASAVEIDWQVAGQLVSLSRTMAERFSLQEPLGVKELLLFPGVLHTKEMTEDSDEAAEWLLDQVKAAAIDLLSMKEAEGKQLYADLSGRLEQIEAWVKELQQLAPVGIEEYQTRLRQRLNEWASQAPFELDLARVAQEVAFFADKSDISEEITRLESHCLQFAKQLEASEAIGRKLDFLLQEMNREANTIASKANYLPISHLAVEIKTELEKMREQVQNVE
- the gmk gene encoding guanylate kinase translates to MSMVDRGLLLILSGPAGVGKGTVCKALRERMPELVYSVSATTRSPRPGEVEGVNYFFKTKEEFQQMIEQDALLEWAEYVGNFYGTPRQFVDEMLNEGRDVILEIEVQGALQVKQRFPQGTFLFLAPPDLNELENRIVGRGTETEDVIRKRMEVARAEIELMDHYDYVVVNDVIESACDRIQAIITAEHLKKDRQVHKYRKWLKEVE
- a CDS encoding Rqc2 family fibronectin-binding protein; translated protein: MAFDGVVTRAVARELHKCVGGRISKIHQPHHSDIVMQVRTPGETVKLLLSANPTYPRIHLTTEEFTNPLEAPMFCMLLRKHCEGGLIESIEQIGMERIIHMDIRTRDELGDTALRRIIMEIMGKHSNIILVDPATGTILDSAMHVTLAISQYRQVTPGRPYVSPPSQDKHDPLTVTEQAFISSIDWNSGRLDKQIVDRYMGISPLLAKEIVHRAKLANRDTLWQAFSSVMEAVKAHNYAPAIVERPDKAYFHVVELTHLTDGGDGTATPYPSVQACLQAFYEGKALRDTVKQRAHDLIRFVTAERNKNEKKIEKLEQTLQEAHDADLFRLYGELITANMHQMKRGDTELVTVNWYDEAGSTITIPLDPLKTPSENLQAYYKRYNKAKNSLQIVSEQIEQAKAEILYLDGLLVQLGHASLKEAEEIREELVEQGYMRDRKKRGPRKKKDTRPELERYVSSDGTEILVGKNNKQNEFLTNKLAFAHETWLHTKDIPGSHVVIRAREFSDQTLLEAANLAAYFSRAKEGSQIPVDYTLIRHVKKPSGAKPGYVIYEQQRTLYVTPDEALVRRLKANASPTHSETP
- a CDS encoding enoyl-CoA hydratase/isomerase family protein, giving the protein MEQEVQATPLLVKKEEGVCTITLNRPRVLNAMTVEMFALLQTSIAEAADDPEVEVLILRGAGGNFCSGADLTVLTALSEKDEADEALAVINDFIARLHQMPKPVIAVVEGVAVGAGLNLALHADFVIATTDAVLQEPFVQIGLTTDFGGTYLLPQLVGTAWAKRLALLGEKVSGQTAEQIGLIYRAVEPALIEQEVEALVAAVRRLPRQAYAVTKEGLGRCQFNGLEYALAWEKQQQPSLIAHPAFQSLVRAKMKRT